A segment of the uncultured Desulfobulbus sp. genome:
CGTGCCTGCTCTTCTGCCACAGCCTGGGTGAGTGGCTGTGCTGTTGCGGCCTTACGCCCCGGACGCGCAGGAGATTTGGGCTGCTGTTCGCCCAGGCTGTCCCAGCTTCCGCAGTCCGGGCAGCGGCCAAGCCATTTTCTGCTCTCATACCCGCATTGACTGCAAACAAATATGTGCTGTTGTTTTTTTGCCGGTTGCATATTGGTTAAAAGTGAGAATCTTTTTTAAGAAGTAGGTGAGAATTCTGCGTGTACCGTAGGGCTCGCAGGATCGATGATTTGGTTATACTCAAGAGATCGGGGCAGCGCAACAGGGCCTTCCCAGGGCTTTACCGACTTCTTTCTGAACGTTTTTTGATCAAAATACAATCAATTCCCAATAACCAGCAGATAGACTTTTCTACTGGCATAATTTGAGCAGATGGAGACTCTCCCCATGCACTACGTGGCCACAAAAATATGTCGAACCAGTGAAATAGGAATAAACGGCAACCTGTTTGGTGGGACCATGCTTTCCTGGCTTGATGAGGCGGGAGCTGCCTACGCAGGGTATCTTTGCCGGGATCCCAATATAGTGACGCTCAAGATGGAAGAGGTGCTCTTCAAACGGCCTGTTAAGATCAGTCACCATGTGCGCATTTATGCCCGGGTGTACAAGATGGGAAAATCTTCGATTACCCTGGATGTGGAGGCGAGGCGGTTTGATTTTGAAAAAGAGCTGGAGGAGAGCGTCTGCTCGACCCGCATGGTCTATGTCAAGATTGATCCCCAGGGAAATCCCACCCCTATTGATGCACGTTTACGGGAAAATATGGATCAATCCATCAGTGCATTGATGCAGCGATTATAGGTTTTTTTTATCAGTTTTCTGTAAAAAGTCATAATGGTGTTTGTATGTATACTCCCCCTGTTCTTCCCCAGTGTAAAACCAAGATAGTCTGCACCATAGGTCCGGCAACCGACTCCCTGGAGATGCTGACCCAGATGTTGGAAGCGGGGATGACCATTGCCCGGCTTAATTTTTCCCACGGTGATTTTCGCGATCATGGCGTGGTTATTGGCCGGATTCGTCAGGCCGCAGAGCAGGTAGGGCGGCCGGTGGCTATCATGGCAGACTTGCCGGGGCCCAAAATTCGTATTGGTACCCTTGCCGAAGAGCCCATTGAGCTAAAAATTGGGGATCCTTTTACCTTGACCACCGAGGAACTCATCGGCAATGGGGAGCTGGTGTCTGTGACCCTGAAGGAGCTGCCCCAGGCTGTACAGCCTGGAGATTTGATCTTTATCAATGATGGCCTCATTCAGGTGAAGGTGGAGCGGATTGAAGGCGAGCAGGTTCACTGCCATGTGGTGGTAGGGGGCCGTCTGCGTTCGAAGAAAGGGTTGAATCTCCCGGGGATCGATCTGGGGATATCGGCCTTTACCGCCCATGATCGGGAGTGCATGCAGTTTGCCCTGAATCAAGGGGTTGACGCGATCAGTCAATCCTTTGTCAACAGTGCAGCCGACATTCAGGCTGTCCGTGCGGCAGCCCGTGAGATGGGCTTTGACCCCTTTATCATCGCCAAAATAGAACGCGCTTCTATTCTCAGCCGTATCGATGAGGTCATGGAAGCTGCCGATGGAGTTATGGTGGCCCGTGGAGATCTGGGCGTGGAATTGCCCATTGAAGAGATCGCGGTGATGCAAAAGATGATCACAGCTCGGGCTAACATCTTTGGCAAGCCGGTGATTACAGCAACCCAAATGCTGGAATCCATGATTAACAACCGAAGGCCTACCCGTGCCGAAGCCACGGATGTTGCCAATGCCATTCTCGATGGAACAGACGCGGTGATGCTTTCCGAAGAATCAGCCTTGGGACGTTATCCGCTGGAGGCTGTCCGCATGCTGGTACAGATTGCCCTGGCAACAGAACCGCACCGTACCAAAAAGAGTTACACCAAGCAGCCCGAACACCCAATTTTTTGTGAAATTCGTGAGGTCGATTACATCGCCTCCAGTGTGAACTCCATTGTTGGTCAGAATGACACCGTGGCAGCCATCCTCACTCCCACCGACAGTGGATTGACCGCGCGGCGGTTGGCACGATTCAAACTGCCGACCTGGATTATCGCGGTGAGTTCCAACAAACAGACCTGCCGGGAATTACTCTTTTCTGCGGGGGTGTTTCCGCTCTATGAGACAACGCATCCTGGAGATTGGACGACTATCGCCCGTGATTATGCCAACCGTTTTGCCCTGAAAGGGAGCTGTATCATTCAGACGGAAGGCCCGTCACCGGAAAACCCACATAGAAACCATAAAATGGAGATCATTGATCTGCGTGAAATCGGGCCTAAAGCTTGCGGGTAAAGAAGGTCGAAAATCTCTCTCCCTTGCGTTTTCAAGCCGCTGCATTGCTTCAGCGGCTTGGGACGTTTTCCGGGCTGAATTCTTTGTTCCACCGTTCAATTTTTTCGCAGCTCGTTATGGTCGCTTGGTGCGCTCAATTTTTTACCTGCGGTGGTAAAATATCCTCTTGTCCTTCCTTGATTTTTTCCTTTATTGTGCTCTAATCGAGAAAAAAATGGATATTTGTTCATTCCTGTTTGCGAATTCTTGCAAATCGAGCTACATATCTCCCTTTACAAACTTGTAAATAGCTGTCTGGGGGCAGTTAAACTTAAAAAATTTCGAGCGCAGAGAGAGTATTTCCACGGAGGCAGGATGTTGGAGTATAAGAAGGGCGTTGATATTTTATCAGCGGTTGGCGGGGTTACGACCATTGGCGAGGCAAAACAGCTGTTTGCACAGCAACTTGATGAGAAACATTTAGCGCGCCTGGCTAAAATCACCAACGAAGAGGCGCTGCTTAAAGTTGCAAACGCCATCGCCATGTGTGAACCCAAAGCGGTCTACATTCACACCGGCAGCGAGGAAGACAGAGCTTTTGTCCGTCAGTTGAGCCTGGAGAAAAAAGAAGAAAAATCATTGGCCATCGAAGGACATACAGTGCATTTTGATCTTCCTGAAGATCAGGGCCGTATGGTCAATCAGACCCTCTATATTGCCAACGAAGGAGAGCAGGTTTCTTCTTTGGCGAAAAAGGAGTTGCGTGATGAATCCCATGCTTACATGAAAGAGCATATGCGGGGCATCATGCAGGGGATGACCATGTTCGTTGGCTTTTACAGCCGCGGTCCGGTTGGAGCCAAGGCAGCTATTCCCGCCATCGAGATTTCCAGCTCCACCTATGTCATGCATTCCGCTGAGTTGCTGTACCGCAACTGCTATGCTGACTTTGACGCCGAGGTTACTCGCCGTGGTGAGTTTTTCACCAATGTCCACTCCGAAGGAACCAATCGCTCCGAAGATATTCCCAAGGCGCGTATCTACATGGATCGCAGTTGGCAGACCACCTTTTCCACCTTTTGTACCTACGCGGGCAACACCCTGCTGATGAAGAAGGGCAATCATCGTTTTGCCTCAGACTGTGCCATGTACAAATACAACGGCGTAGAGCTTTCCGAGCACATGTTCATCACCGGCATGACTGGCCCTGGTGGTCGTAAAACCTTCTTTGCAGGTGCAGCGCCTTCCGGTTGCGGCAAGACCACCACCGCCATGGTCGGGAGCGACTTTGTCGGCGACGATCTGGCTCAGATGTGGATCGAAGAAGACGGAACCCTGCGTGCGGTCAACCCTGAGATTGGTATCTTTGGCATCATCGAAGATGTGAATCAGGAGGGCGATCCCCACCTGATGAAGTGTTTGCGTAAGCCTGGGGCGGAGGTTATTTTTTCTAACGTCCTGATCGATGCGCAGGATAAACCTCGCTGGGTTGGCGATGGTGAGCCCGCTCCGGAGCAAGGCGTCAATTTCCAGGGCGAGTGGACCCCGTCCATGGAAAAGGTGCCCATGTCCCATCCCAATTCACGCTGCACCCTGCGTGCGGATAACATTGCCAACCATAACAAGGCCGCCAATGCGGATCCCGCAGGCTTGGTTGTTGAGGTCGTGACCTATTCCGGTCGTGACAGCAACACCATGCCCCCCATCTGGGTTGCCAAAACTATGGATGCTGGTGTCGCAATCGGTGCTTCCATTGTTTCCAAGGCAACAGCAGCTGAGATTGGTGCGACTGGCGTGAACCGTCAGCCTTGGGCCAACACCCCCTTTGTGGCCGGCAATCTGGCAGACTACCTGGATGCGCAGTTCAATTTCTACGGCAATCCCAAGATGAGCCGTAAGCCGATCATGTCGGGTCTCAACTACTTCCTGACCCACGAGGCGCGTGGTAGTGAGGGGAATGGACTGCTGGGGGAGAAGCGCGATGTTCATGTCTGGCTGGGATGGCTTGAACTCTACACCCACGGTGATGTGGAAGCCATCGAGACCCCCATCGGTATGATTCCCAAATACGAGGATTTGAAAAAGCTCTTTTCCGAGAAGATCAATAAAGAGTACCCGGAATCACTCTACACCATGCAGTTCTCCCTCTATGTCGACAATGTCATTGCACGTATCGACCTGCAGGAAGAGGCTTGGCGGAAAGAAGAGGGGGCCTCTGAGCGATTGTTTGCCGTCTATGCCGAGCAGAAGGCAGCCTTGCTCAAACTGAAATCTGAGAAAGGCGAGATCGTCAAACCTCAGGATCTGTAAGAGAATTCCTTTGCTCTCACCTCTCAAGGCTGAGAGTGGGATCGAGTAAGTGATAAAAAAAACCGGAGCTGCTTGAGCGGCTCCGGTTTTTTTTATTGTCCAGACTGATGAAAAATTATTTTCCCAGAAGTTGTTTCACCTTCTCCTGAATATCGGCAGTGCCCAGTCCCTGGTAGGGGATCTGCTCGGAAAGCCCGCCCATACCATCTTTCCAGGTACCCATGGCGCCAAATTTAGGCGCGAATCCGCGCTCCAGTAACCAGCTGCCGTAGCGGCTGCCCAGTCCTGTTTTGGTGTTCTGGGTCTCGACGATCAGTGCCATCGGGCTTGCACCTACCTTGGCCAGCATCGCCTCATCAATCACGTTGAGGACCGGTTTGTTGATCAGGCCGATATTGATCCCTTCTGCTTTGAGTTCCTCAACCACATGCAGACAGCGGTAAAGCATCTCTCCGTAGGAGATGATGTAACCGTCCTTACCTTCACGAATGACCTCGTCCTTATCTGCCTGGAACTCGTAGCCTTCGCCGTAGAATTTTTCTCCCTGTTCATTGAGAATGAAGGGGGTCGCTGACCGGGTGGAGAAAACAAAACGCAGTCCTTGATCGTAAAAGACCTTCCCCAGCAGTGCTTCAAGTTGGAGGGCATCCGCCGGAAAGTAGAGGCGGGTCTGGTCGTTCTCGGCCAGGCCGTTGTCGGCAAAGAAGTTGTTGATGCCAAAGTGACAGGTGTTGTCTGCCATGTCATCCACACCGGAGTGGGAAAAGTGGGCCAGGACATTGGCCTGGTTGAGGCGAGCCATGGTGATTTCAGAGATCACCATTTCCTGGAAGGCGGCAAAGGTTCCGAAGATACCCTGTTTATCCGGGGTGGATCCAAAACCGGCGGCGACGGAAAAGTTATTGCGCTCCATGATGCCACCGTGGACGTAGACATCCGGACAGTTTTTGCGAATATGGTGCAGACCGCAGGAACCTTCCAGGTCAGAGTCAACAACAATGACCTTTGCTTTGGGGTTGTCCATTTTGGCCAGGTGATCACAGATGATTTTACCAAAGGCGTCACGGTTTTTGCCCTGCTCAGGGGTGCTTCCCTTGTATTCTGCCTTGGGGCCTTTTTCCGGTTTTTGCTCGAGCATGGCTACAGCGGCAGTGTGCCCTTTGGCATTTAAGTAATCAACCGCCAGATTGACCGGAATAACATCATGCCCTTTGGGAAGCCCTTCAATGCCCGCAACACCCACAGCCATTTTACGGCGGATGACAACGGCTGCCGGACCTTGGGTGGTAATGGCCTGGCGAATGTGCTGATAGAGTGTATCAATGTCTTCGCCATCGCAGGTGGTCACGGCCAGCCCCTGACCAGAGAGGGTATTGACCAGATCATAGCCCTGCATGTACTCGGTGGGATGACCGGCAATGGTCACGTCGTTATCATCGAGCAGCAGAGTCTGATTGAGTTTACGGGCAACGGCATAACGGGCCGCCTCGGCATCATCACCTTCCTGTTGGGAACCGTCACTGCCAAACATGAACACGGTTTTTCCGGGATTGGCTTCAGTAACACCGTTGACATGGCTCCACATGTGACCCAGGCGACCGGAGCTAAAGAAGATGCCCTCTTCCTCGTGACGTTCAGGATGACCGTAGAGTCCCTGTTTAAACTCGCGGTAATGGAGCAGAGCTTCGGGTTTTTTGTAGCCGTTCAGCACAGCCATGATGTACTGGATAGCAACACGATGGCCCGCCTCGTCAAAGTAGACCGGGTAGCAGGAGTCGCCCCCCTTCATGAACCCATCGGCGATGAGAAGCTCGGGCACGATGTCATAGGCACCACCGGTGTGTCCACCAAGCCCTTTGGTGTTGGCCAGCGCGGTGAAAAAAACGATGGCATCACGAACGAGGTTAATGTTTTTCTGGAGGGTGGCCTTCTGGTCGTTATCCAGGCTCTCCTGGCTGAGGGAGAACTTCAAAGGCTGGTAAGCCGTGAGATCAATCGGAAAAATCATAAAGTTACCTTGTATGGAAAAGTTTATCCTGAATCCCTGACAGCGAGTGGCCGCTGAACAACGCATTCGTATTAAAGAATGCTCGTGGTTTCAAGTTTATAAAAACGGTACGAGCAACGTGTTGAAAACCCGTTCTTTAAGGATCAAAAAAGTAACAGCACTGATACCAGAATCTTCAAATTCTGCAAGTATGATCTGGTTAATATGCTGTTGTTGTTTGCTGCTTTGAGAGGATCACTTGCGTGGGAAAGCGATCAACGGTAAAAGGTCGGAGGTATTCAATAAAGTTCAATTGTCACACTAGGCAAAGTGGAGTAACCACCCTAGAGGAGTTAGCTATGAAAACTATCTGGAAGTTTGAACTCACCCCTAATCGCCTACAATCGGTGCCTATTCCTTTTGGAGGCCAGATTCTCACAGTCAAGGTTAAGGACGATAAATCCCCCATGCTCTGGGTGCTTGTTGACCCAGAAATGCCGCCCAGAGACAGGTATCTGGGTATTTATACCACAAATACGGAGTTACCAAATGATCCAGGACGCTATATCGACAGTTTTCTAATTTTCGAGGGTAGCTTGGAATTTCACCTTTTTGAACTGGAAAATCCCTCAGAAGAGGCTGTCGAGGGAGAAATGCAAGAAGATAGCTGATCTTCAGGTAAAGACGATGGTGCGATTTTGAAAAACCAGGAGCTGTCTTTGCAAATGATGCCAGATCGATCGTGAGAGAATCACCTTTTCGAGATCCCGCCCTTTTCGGACCAGGTCATCAATAGAATCGGCATGGCTAACGCGGATGATGTCCTGGGCGATAATGGGGCCAGCATCAAGATCTGCAGTCACATAGTGTGAGGTGGCTCCAATGACCTTTACCCCACGTTCAAAGGCTGAGTGGTAGGGCTTGGCACCGGGAAAGGCGGGAAGGAAAGAGTGGTGAATGTTGATGATATTGTTGCGGTAGTGTTCGATAAAATCGGCTGTGAGAATCTGCATATACCTGGCCAGCACGATAAATTCGATATTGTGTTCGGCCAGGAGAGCAAGCTGCGCCTGTTCCTGTTCCTCTTTGTTGTGCTTGTTGATCTCAAAGTGATAAAAATCGATACCGAATTGTTGCGCGACAGGTTCCAGGTCACGGTGATTGCTGATAATCAGCGGGATATCGACTTCCATCTCTTTGGATTTCCAGCGAGAGAGGATATCGTAGAGGCAGTGGGGCATTTTTGAGACAAAAATTGCCATGCGAGGCAGTTCATGTGAAAAATGGAGTTGCCATTTCATCTCATATTTTTGAGCTATAAGAAGATCAAAGTATTCACCGATCTTGTCATCAGGAATGATAAAATCAGAAAGTTCCCATTCTATGCGCATGAAAAATACCTTGAGATGTGTGTCAACATGCTGATCAAGGTAAGTGATGTTGCCGTTATTTTTGAAAATGAATTCGCTGATTGTGGCAACGATACCTTTGTTGTCGGGGCAATGGATCAGCAGGGTGGCAGAGGCGCTATTGGATTGGGAAATGGGTGTACTCATAAGATACAGTCAGTGAAAATGACCCAGTAACAGGTCGAAAAATTAGTAATCTCGTCAGGTGTGCTGAGCATGCTACGAAGCTCGCAACGTCGATCTGATGGCTCTTAAACGAGAACAACAGGTAAACAAATGAAAATTGAGGCCGATAAAGATGAACAATCGCCGGTTTCTACCTGTTTTGATGTTTTTTGGCAAGAATGGAAAGGCGCTGAAGCCCACTATTTAGCCGTTTGGCGTTAAAAATTATCGTCACTCAAAAAAAATCCACCGCAAGAAACTCTCTGGATCTGTGAGGTTCAAAAAATTTAACAGGAGTACAAAAAATACCATTTTTCTTCTCGGGACACATGTGGGATACTTCAGATACGATGCTGCTTACAATAAGATCTTGATACGTTAGTTTTTTTTTAAAATTGGACGTAAGTGACGTAAGGATAGGCTTATACGAAAGATAAGAGGGGGGAAATGTCAGAGTTGTGAGTAGGTTTTCGAGGGGGGAGCCGATAAGATGATAAATATCAGGGGAAAACAGTTCGTAACTTGACAAAGAGTTTAATTTATGTGCTTAATAATAGCCAGGTGGAAAAAATTGTATAATTTTTACTAGTTCCCCTTCATTACCGCCCTTTACCCCCCCAAATAGACGAACTATGGCTAAAAAAGATAATCTCATTGTCGGCGTTGACATCGGTTCTCACGCCGTAAAGATCTGTCAGCTTCAGCATACAAGCTCAGGATATAAGCTTTTGTCTTTAGGAAGTGCCAATATTCCTGCTGGATCCGTGGAGGATGGCGTGCTCCAGGAACCTGATGAAGTGGGAAAAGCCATATCAGGACTGCTGAAAAATTTAAAAATTAAAAATTCAAAAATTGGTATCTCCATTTCCGGGTACTCAGTTATTGTGAAAAAAGTAAACCTGGAGAAAATGGATAGTGATACCCTTGATGAGTACATAAAATCGGAGGCAGAGCAATATATTCCATTTGATATCGATGATGTATATCTAGACTATCAGCAGGTACGTTCCAGAGATGAGTCCAGCGATCGAGTAGAGATAATGCTTGTTGCTGCTAAGAAGGAGGTGGTCAATGACTACCTTAATATGCTCTCTGAATTAAAATTAAAAACAGTGCTCGTTGATGTTGATGGTTTTGCTTTAGAGAACATTTGGGAAACAATATCTGGGGGGCATGAAAATGTTGCTCTAGTTGATATTGGTGCCTCTAAGATGAACATAAATATTATATCAGAAGGCGTATCAGTACTTGCTCGAGATATTGTCGTTGGGAGTGAGCAGCTCACTGAACAGTTATCTAATACACTTGATGTCGATATTGAATCTGCTGAAAGAATCAAAATTGGAGCAGAGGTAGCTTCTGATAATGATGAGGTTACCCGAATATTCAACCAGACATGTACCCAGTGGGTCCTGGAAATAAAAAAGGCAATTGATCTTTATTTTGCAAATAATCCTGATAAACCTTTAGAATCTCTTGTTCTGAGTGGAGGTGGTTCCAAGGTGAGCGGTCTTCTGGATTTTATCCATCAGGAAACAGGTTTGAAAGTATATGCTTTTAATCCATTTGAAAAGATGATCTACGATCAAAACAAATTTGATCCAACGTATATACAACTGATTGGCCCTGAAATGGCGATCGCAGCCGGGCTAGCTATCCGTCAATCATCTATTTGACACGAATATGATACATATCAATTTACTTCCCATACGGGAAATAAAAAGAAGGGCCCGAGCTAAAAGCCAGATAATTTTATCGTTGGTTTCTTTTCTTGGTATTTTGGTTCTTCTGGCTCTCGTCGCCTGGTATCAGGGGACTATTATTGCAGAGTTGAATAATCAACATACCAATCTTCAGAATGAAAAGAAAAAATATCAGAAAATTGTCAA
Coding sequences within it:
- a CDS encoding hotdog domain-containing protein, which produces MHYVATKICRTSEIGINGNLFGGTMLSWLDEAGAAYAGYLCRDPNIVTLKMEEVLFKRPVKISHHVRIYARVYKMGKSSITLDVEARRFDFEKELEESVCSTRMVYVKIDPQGNPTPIDARLRENMDQSISALMQRL
- the purU gene encoding formyltetrahydrofolate deformylase codes for the protein MSTPISQSNSASATLLIHCPDNKGIVATISEFIFKNNGNITYLDQHVDTHLKVFFMRIEWELSDFIIPDDKIGEYFDLLIAQKYEMKWQLHFSHELPRMAIFVSKMPHCLYDILSRWKSKEMEVDIPLIISNHRDLEPVAQQFGIDFYHFEINKHNKEEQEQAQLALLAEHNIEFIVLARYMQILTADFIEHYRNNIINIHHSFLPAFPGAKPYHSAFERGVKVIGATSHYVTADLDAGPIIAQDIIRVSHADSIDDLVRKGRDLEKVILSRSIWHHLQRQLLVFQNRTIVFT
- a CDS encoding phosphoenolpyruvate carboxykinase (GTP), with amino-acid sequence MLEYKKGVDILSAVGGVTTIGEAKQLFAQQLDEKHLARLAKITNEEALLKVANAIAMCEPKAVYIHTGSEEDRAFVRQLSLEKKEEKSLAIEGHTVHFDLPEDQGRMVNQTLYIANEGEQVSSLAKKELRDESHAYMKEHMRGIMQGMTMFVGFYSRGPVGAKAAIPAIEISSSTYVMHSAELLYRNCYADFDAEVTRRGEFFTNVHSEGTNRSEDIPKARIYMDRSWQTTFSTFCTYAGNTLLMKKGNHRFASDCAMYKYNGVELSEHMFITGMTGPGGRKTFFAGAAPSGCGKTTTAMVGSDFVGDDLAQMWIEEDGTLRAVNPEIGIFGIIEDVNQEGDPHLMKCLRKPGAEVIFSNVLIDAQDKPRWVGDGEPAPEQGVNFQGEWTPSMEKVPMSHPNSRCTLRADNIANHNKAANADPAGLVVEVVTYSGRDSNTMPPIWVAKTMDAGVAIGASIVSKATAAEIGATGVNRQPWANTPFVAGNLADYLDAQFNFYGNPKMSRKPIMSGLNYFLTHEARGSEGNGLLGEKRDVHVWLGWLELYTHGDVEAIETPIGMIPKYEDLKKLFSEKINKEYPESLYTMQFSLYVDNVIARIDLQEEAWRKEEGASERLFAVYAEQKAALLKLKSEKGEIVKPQDL
- a CDS encoding transketolase C-terminal domain-containing protein, which produces MIFPIDLTAYQPLKFSLSQESLDNDQKATLQKNINLVRDAIVFFTALANTKGLGGHTGGAYDIVPELLIADGFMKGGDSCYPVYFDEAGHRVAIQYIMAVLNGYKKPEALLHYREFKQGLYGHPERHEEEGIFFSSGRLGHMWSHVNGVTEANPGKTVFMFGSDGSQQEGDDAEAARYAVARKLNQTLLLDDNDVTIAGHPTEYMQGYDLVNTLSGQGLAVTTCDGEDIDTLYQHIRQAITTQGPAAVVIRRKMAVGVAGIEGLPKGHDVIPVNLAVDYLNAKGHTAAVAMLEQKPEKGPKAEYKGSTPEQGKNRDAFGKIICDHLAKMDNPKAKVIVVDSDLEGSCGLHHIRKNCPDVYVHGGIMERNNFSVAAGFGSTPDKQGIFGTFAAFQEMVISEITMARLNQANVLAHFSHSGVDDMADNTCHFGINNFFADNGLAENDQTRLYFPADALQLEALLGKVFYDQGLRFVFSTRSATPFILNEQGEKFYGEGYEFQADKDEVIREGKDGYIISYGEMLYRCLHVVEELKAEGINIGLINKPVLNVIDEAMLAKVGASPMALIVETQNTKTGLGSRYGSWLLERGFAPKFGAMGTWKDGMGGLSEQIPYQGLGTADIQEKVKQLLGK
- the pyk gene encoding pyruvate kinase, producing MYTPPVLPQCKTKIVCTIGPATDSLEMLTQMLEAGMTIARLNFSHGDFRDHGVVIGRIRQAAEQVGRPVAIMADLPGPKIRIGTLAEEPIELKIGDPFTLTTEELIGNGELVSVTLKELPQAVQPGDLIFINDGLIQVKVERIEGEQVHCHVVVGGRLRSKKGLNLPGIDLGISAFTAHDRECMQFALNQGVDAISQSFVNSAADIQAVRAAAREMGFDPFIIAKIERASILSRIDEVMEAADGVMVARGDLGVELPIEEIAVMQKMITARANIFGKPVITATQMLESMINNRRPTRAEATDVANAILDGTDAVMLSEESALGRYPLEAVRMLVQIALATEPHRTKKSYTKQPEHPIFCEIREVDYIASSVNSIVGQNDTVAAILTPTDSGLTARRLARFKLPTWIIAVSSNKQTCRELLFSAGVFPLYETTHPGDWTTIARDYANRFALKGSCIIQTEGPSPENPHRNHKMEIIDLREIGPKACG
- the pilM gene encoding type IV pilus assembly protein PilM produces the protein MAKKDNLIVGVDIGSHAVKICQLQHTSSGYKLLSLGSANIPAGSVEDGVLQEPDEVGKAISGLLKNLKIKNSKIGISISGYSVIVKKVNLEKMDSDTLDEYIKSEAEQYIPFDIDDVYLDYQQVRSRDESSDRVEIMLVAAKKEVVNDYLNMLSELKLKTVLVDVDGFALENIWETISGGHENVALVDIGASKMNINIISEGVSVLARDIVVGSEQLTEQLSNTLDVDIESAERIKIGAEVASDNDEVTRIFNQTCTQWVLEIKKAIDLYFANNPDKPLESLVLSGGGSKVSGLLDFIHQETGLKVYAFNPFEKMIYDQNKFDPTYIQLIGPEMAIAAGLAIRQSSI